Proteins from a genomic interval of Lolium perenne isolate Kyuss_39 chromosome 1, Kyuss_2.0, whole genome shotgun sequence:
- the LOC127345871 gene encoding L-type lectin-domain containing receptor kinase SIT2-like yields MLPKQLLLLLLAQAQLLVVAVGVDGGVEFAYEGFVTAGLALDGIASVTPDGLLLLTNDTNLNIAHAFHPDPVRFHRPPSGGGAPVMSSFSTTFVFAIVSDLIDLSTSGLAFLVAPSSRDLSTATAQQYLGMFNASNNGDPQNHVFAVELDTVRNTEFQDMNDNHVGIDVNSLNSSAAATAGYYDDATGTFQNLGLASRHPMQVWVDYDAATTEITVATAPARSPRPKRPLLSTRINLSTIIADTAYVGFSSGSSIVLCKNYVLGWSFSLDGGAAPALDYAKLPKLPRIGLKPRTKPLAIVLPIVTTAAVLAAVGVGLLVLRRRLRYAEVREDWEVEFGPHRFAFKDLYHATAGFKDKRLLGTGGFGSVYMGLLPGSRSEVAVKRVSHESKQGMKEFIAEVVSIGRLRHRNLVQLLGYCRRKGELLLVYDYMPNGSLDKYLHGHGEETALDWAQRLRIIKGVASGLLYLHEDWEQVVIHRDIKASNVLLDGEMNGRLGDFGLARLYDHGAPAKTTHVVGTMGYLAPELVRTGRATTLSDVFAFGAFLLEVTCGRRPIEEEDVYGDFDRFVLADWVLGHWRNGAITGAVDAKLRTGTGYNAAEADLVLRLGLTCLHPSPVARPSMRQVMQYLNSSAPLPELPPTYVTINMLTAMETQQGVLGTRAVWRSTSSIATMSDSDIGLSSGR; encoded by the coding sequence ATGCTTCCCAAGCAATTGCTACTGCTGCTACTCGCCCAGGCCCAGCTGCTTGTTGTGGCAGTGGGCGTCGATGGCGGTGTGGAGTTCGCCTATGAAGGCTTCGTCACCGCCGGGCTGGCCCTCGACGGCATAGCCAGCGTCACGCCGGACGGGCTGCTGCTGCTCACCAACGACACCAACTTGAACATAGCCCACGCCTTCCACCCGGATCCCGTCAGGTTCCACCGTCCACCGTCGGGTGGCGGCGCGCCCGTCATGTCCTCCTTCTCGACTACCTTCGTGTTCGCTATCGTGTCGGATCTGATCGACCTGAGCACGAGCGGGTTGGCGTTCCTAGTGGCGCCGAGCAGCAGGGACCTGTCTACGGCGACGGCGCAGCAGTACCTAGGGATGTTCAACGCCAGCAACAACGGCGACCCGCAGAACCACGTCTTCGCCGTCGAGCTGGACACCGTGCGCAACACGGAGTTCCAGGACATGAACGACAACCACGTCGGCATCGATGTCAACAGCCTCAACTCCTCGGCGGCCGCCACGGCGGGCTACTACGACGACGCCACCGGCACGTTCCAGAACCTGGGCCTGGCGAGCCGGCACCCGATGCAGGTATGGGTAGACTACGACGCCGCGACCACTGAAATTACCGTGGCCACGGCTCCGGCGCGGTCGCCCCGGCCCAAGAGGCCGCTCCTGTCCACGAGGATTAACCTCTCGACGATCATCGCCGACACGGCGTACGTCGGCTTCTCGTCGGGGTCCAGCATCGTGCTGTGCAAGAACTATGTGCTAGGCTGGAGCTTCAGCCTGGACGGCGGCGCCGCTCCAGCGCTCGACTACGCCAAGCTGCCGAAGCTGCCCCGCATCGGCCTCAAGCCTCGGACGAAACCGCTCGCCATCGTGCTGCCGATCGTCACCACGGCCGCCGTCCTCGCGGCGGTCGGAGTCGGTCTCCTGGTCCTCCGCCGCCGTCTCAGGTACGCGGAGGTGCGCGAAGATTGGGAGGTGGAATTCGGGCCCCATCGGTTCGCGTTCAAGGACCTGTACCACGCCACCGCCGGGTTCAAGGACAAGCGGCTGCTGGGTACCGGAGGGTTCGGGAGCGTGTACATGGGCCTACTCCCAGGGTCCCGCTCCGAGGTCGCCGTGAAGAGGGTGTCGCACGAGTCGAAACAGGGGATGAAGGAGTTCATCGCCGAGGTCGTCAGCATCGGCCGCCTCCGGCACCGTAACCTCGTCCAGCTGCTCGGCTATTGCCGCCGCAAAGGGGAGCTCTTGCTGGTATACGATTACATGCCAAACGGCAGCCTGGACAAGTACTTGCACGGCCATGGCGAGGAGACCGCTCTCGACTGGGCTCAGAGGCTCCGGATCATCAAAGGCGTCGCGTCCGGCTTGCTCTATCTGCACGAGGACTGGGAGCAGGTCGTCATCCACCGGGACATCAAGGCCAGCAATGTGCTCCTCGACGGCGAGATGAACGGTCGGCTAGGCGACTTCGGCCTCGCGAGATTGTACGACCATGGAGCGCCTGCCAAGACCACGCATGTGGTCGGCACCATGGGGTACCTCGCGCCGGAGCTGGTGCGCACCGGCAGGGCGACCACCCTCTCCGACGTGTTCGCCTTCGGCGCGTTCCTCCTGGAGGTCACATGCGGCCGGAGGCCcatcgaggaggaggacgtctACGGCGACTTCGACCGATTCGTGCTGGCGGACTGGGTGCTGGGGCACTGGCGGAATGGTGCCATCACGGGCGCGGTGGACGCGAAGCTCCGCACGGGGACGGGGTACAACGCCGCCGAGGCGGATCTGGTGCTCCGACTGGGGCTGACGTGCCTGCATCCGTCGCCGGTGGCGCGCCCAAGCATGAGACAGGTCATGCAGTACCTCAACAGCAGCGCGCCGTTGCCAGAGCTTCCCCCGACCTACGTCACGATCAACATGCTCACGGCCATGGAGACACAACAAGGCGTTCTTGGCACGCGGGCCGTCTGGAGGTCGACGTCGAGCATCGCCACCATGTCTGACAGTGACATTGGCCTCTCCAGTGGCCGCTGA